A single region of the Grus americana isolate bGruAme1 chromosome 3, bGruAme1.mat, whole genome shotgun sequence genome encodes:
- the ODC1 gene encoding ornithine decarboxylase: protein MSSFSNEEFEFTFLDEGFTAKDILDQKINEVSSSDDKDAFYVADLGDIVKKHMRWHKALPRVTPFYAVKCNDSKAVVKTLAVLGAGFDCASKTEIQLVQSIGVPPERIIYANPCKQVSQIKHAASSGVQMMTFDSEVELMKVARAHPKAKLVLRITTDDSKAVCRLSVKFGATLKTSRLLLERAKELDLAIIGVSFHVGSGCTDPETFVQAISDARCVFDMGAELGFNMYLLDIGGGFPGSEDVKLKFEEITSVINPALDKYFPSDSGINIIAEPGRYYVASAFTLAVNIIAKKIVLKEQTGSDDEDDANDKTLMYYVNDGVYGSFNCILYDHAHVKPVLQKRPKPDDSCYSCSIWGPTCDGLDRIVERFNMPELQVGDWILFENMGAYTVAAASTFNGFQRPTIHYVMSRPAWQLMQQIKEQGFLAEVEEQDVASLPLSCAWESGIEYPATCASASINV from the exons ATGAGTAGCTTCAGCAATGAAGAATTTGAATTCACCTTCCTTGACGAAGGCTTTACTGCCAAGGATATCCTTgaccaaaaaataaatgaagtgtCATCTTCT GATGATAAAGATGCCTTCTATGTTGCTGACCTCGGGGACATTGTAAAGAAGCACATGCGATGGCATAAAGCACTTCCTCGGGTAACCCCCTTCTATGCTGTAAAATGTAATGACAGCAAAGCTGTAGTGAAGACACTTGCTGTTCTTGGTGCAGGATTTGATTGCGCCAGTAAG acgGAAATACAGCTGGTACAGAGCATTGGTGTACCCCCTGAGCGAATAATATATGCAAATCCCTGCAAACAAGTATCTCAAATCAAACATGCTGCCAGCAGTGGTGTACAGATGATGACATTTGATAGTGAAGTAGAACTAATGAAAGTTGCAAGGGCCCATCCAAAAGCCAA ATTAGTCTTGCGCATTACAACTGATGACTCCAAAGCAGTTTGTCGTCTGAGTGTTAAATTTGGAGCCACGCTTAAGACTAGCAGGCTGCTTCTGGAGCGTGCAAAAGAACTTGACCTTGCTATCATTGGAGTTAG TTTCCATGTTGGAAGTGGATGTACAGACCCAGAGACCTTTGTTCAAGCCATTTCTGATGCCCGCTGTGTGTTCGATATGGGA GCTGAACTTGGCTTCAATATGTATTTGCTTGATATTGGTGGTGGCTTCCCTGGCTCTGAAGATGTCAAGCTTAAATTTGAAGAG ATCACCAGTGTAATCAACCCAGCACTGGATAAATACTTTCCTTCAGATTCTGGAATAAATATTATTGCAGAGCCAGGAAGATACTATGTTGCATCAGCATTCACGCTGGCAGTCAAcatcattgcaaaaaaaattgtattaaagGAGCAAACAGGTTCTGATG ATGAAGATGATGCAAATGACAAAACTCTTATGTACTATGTGAATGATGGAGTCTATGGATCATTCAACTGCATCTTGTATGATCACGCACATGTTAAACCAGTTCTGCAAAAG CGGCCTAAACCGGATGACAGCTGCTATTCCTGCAGCATATGGGGACCAACATGTGATGGCCTAGATCGTATTGTTGAGCGTTTTAATATGCCAGAGTTGCAAGTTGGTGACTGGATCCTGTTTGAAAATATGGGTGCCTATACTGTTGCAGCAGCTTCTACTTTCAATGGATTCCAGAGGCCAACAATACACTATGTGATGTCAAGACCAGCATG gcAACTAATGCAGCAGATCAAGGAGCAAGGGTTCTTAGCTGAAGTGGAGGAGCAGGATGTTGCTAGTCTGCCACTCTCTTGTGCCTGGGAAAGCGGAATTGAATATCCAGCAACTTGTGCTTCAGCTAGTATTAATGTATAG